A stretch of Kyrpidia spormannii DNA encodes these proteins:
- a CDS encoding branched-chain amino acid ABC transporter permease, with protein sequence MTVFAQQVVNGLINGTVYALVALGLTLIYGVMNLSNFAQGEFAMVGGFGTYLLVQAGLPYPLAVAAAFLLAGAVGFVVHLLAFHPLRQNDPMTMMLSSLGVSLFLVNLAQYLFSPDPQVVHSPLSGQTLHLFGIYLSEQRLLAALVSLVLCGLIYGLLQYTSFGRSVRAASLDPDTATLYGIQTRRISILTFVLGVALTGVAGALLAPLYNVYPTMGISLTLNAFAVVVLGGMGNVPGAIAGGLLVGLVQSLAAGYISSGFQDAIVFGVLIAVLIFRPQGILTKVRGEKV encoded by the coding sequence GTGACGGTTTTTGCCCAACAAGTCGTCAACGGTCTGATTAACGGGACGGTGTACGCTTTAGTGGCGTTGGGGTTGACGTTAATCTATGGCGTCATGAACCTTTCGAACTTTGCTCAAGGGGAGTTTGCCATGGTGGGCGGGTTCGGTACCTACCTGTTGGTCCAAGCGGGGTTACCGTACCCCTTGGCGGTGGCGGCCGCTTTCCTCCTGGCCGGAGCGGTCGGATTCGTGGTTCACCTTCTGGCTTTTCATCCGTTGCGCCAAAATGATCCGATGACGATGATGCTCAGTTCGTTGGGTGTTTCTTTATTCTTAGTGAATCTCGCCCAATACCTGTTTTCCCCCGATCCCCAGGTGGTGCACAGCCCGCTGTCTGGGCAAACGCTTCATCTGTTCGGGATCTATCTATCCGAACAAAGACTTCTGGCGGCCCTGGTGAGCCTGGTTCTCTGTGGGCTGATTTACGGGCTACTCCAGTACACGTCCTTTGGGCGATCGGTCCGGGCGGCGTCCCTCGACCCCGATACTGCGACGTTGTACGGGATTCAGACTCGAAGGATCTCGATTCTAACGTTTGTGCTCGGCGTGGCACTGACCGGGGTGGCGGGGGCCCTCCTCGCCCCCCTGTACAACGTGTACCCCACCATGGGGATATCCCTGACCCTGAATGCGTTTGCCGTGGTTGTGCTCGGTGGAATGGGAAACGTGCCCGGGGCTATTGCAGGGGGCCTGCTGGTGGGATTGGTGCAGAGTCTGGCGGCCGGCTATATCTCCAGCGGGTTTCAAGATGCCATTGTTTTCGGAGTGCTCATTGCGGTGCTCATTTTCCGGCCGCAAGGCATTCTAACGAAGGTTCGGGGGGAAAAGGTGTGA
- a CDS encoding ABC transporter substrate-binding protein produces the protein MKWLGAVAMMALLAGCASPQGAGQQSASSSNQGPIKIGLVTALSGSGALYGKQMENGAQLAVDEINQSGGLLGRQLQLVALDDQQNSTQSVTATQRLINQEHIDAWMGTLKSPDTLSDAGLTAKASIPTLVPVAVADNIVTTGYPHVFRNVADNTMQVKSLVDYILQKTSDRNVAIIAENTDYGRGIALTFNQNFQAGGGTVSDMEFYNVGQKEFTNELTKMKANHPQGLVIAGLVAEGALIAKQAKDLGMNVHLYSFGGFMGSQPIKLAGSAVDGLIHTDYFSPVQGDPKIETFVANYKKKFGEVPDSYYAAAPYDAVYFYAEGVKKAGTTDPKKVVEALHAIKQFQGVMGNITFDDHGQAQAKVWITQVQNGQQVVIYRPKS, from the coding sequence ATGAAATGGCTTGGAGCCGTCGCGATGATGGCCTTACTGGCGGGATGTGCGTCGCCCCAGGGCGCAGGGCAACAAAGTGCTTCTTCGTCCAATCAAGGTCCGATAAAAATCGGCCTTGTCACGGCTCTATCCGGAAGTGGTGCGTTATACGGGAAGCAGATGGAAAACGGTGCTCAGCTGGCCGTGGATGAAATCAATCAATCGGGTGGGCTTCTTGGACGGCAATTACAGCTCGTTGCCTTGGACGACCAACAAAATTCGACACAGTCCGTGACGGCCACCCAACGCCTGATCAATCAAGAACACATAGACGCGTGGATGGGTACCCTAAAAAGTCCCGATACGTTGAGTGACGCTGGATTGACCGCGAAAGCCAGCATCCCGACCCTGGTTCCGGTGGCTGTAGCTGACAACATTGTCACGACCGGTTATCCCCATGTGTTTCGAAACGTTGCTGACAACACCATGCAGGTCAAATCTTTAGTGGACTATATCTTGCAAAAAACTTCGGACCGGAACGTGGCAATCATTGCGGAAAACACCGATTATGGCCGGGGAATTGCCTTGACGTTCAACCAGAATTTCCAAGCTGGCGGCGGTACGGTGAGCGACATGGAGTTCTACAATGTGGGCCAAAAGGAATTCACAAACGAATTAACCAAAATGAAAGCGAATCACCCCCAAGGCTTGGTCATCGCGGGTCTTGTGGCGGAAGGTGCCTTAATCGCCAAACAGGCCAAAGACCTGGGCATGAACGTTCACCTCTATAGTTTCGGCGGGTTCATGGGCAGTCAGCCGATCAAATTGGCCGGGAGCGCCGTGGATGGTTTGATTCATACGGATTACTTTTCACCGGTTCAGGGCGACCCAAAGATTGAGACTTTCGTGGCGAACTATAAGAAAAAATTCGGCGAGGTTCCTGATAGCTACTATGCGGCCGCCCCTTATGACGCAGTGTACTTTTATGCGGAGGGCGTGAAAAAAGCGGGGACTACAGACCCGAAAAAGGTCGTGGAGGCTCTGCATGCGATCAAGCAGTTCCAGGGTGTCATGGGCAACATCACCTTTGACGACCACGGACAAGCGCAAGCAAAAGTATGGATTACTCAAGTTCAGAACGGCCAACAAGTTGTCATCTACCGCCCCAAATCGTAA
- a CDS encoding GntR family transcriptional regulator, with protein sequence MLPNIGRNGTLSEQAYQILKKRIIDSTFLPGQLLTEEMLAEQLGISRTPIRAALKQLEHDGLVALRSGRGVEVARVSLRDVQEWFECRLALEPFAAKLAAIRRQPEQMARLGELIADQDRARQDGEYVRYVELDHDFHVALASLAGNSRLVEMIDRLNVQVQRFLILSQTLYQSSLAALSEHESIRAAVELGKPEAAASFMEQHIREVLSRISRGTILD encoded by the coding sequence GTGCTTCCTAACATCGGACGAAACGGTACTCTGTCGGAGCAAGCCTATCAAATTCTCAAGAAGCGTATTATCGACTCAACTTTTCTTCCCGGTCAATTATTGACTGAGGAGATGTTGGCAGAACAACTCGGCATTAGCCGCACACCGATCCGGGCAGCGTTAAAACAGTTGGAACATGATGGCCTTGTGGCCCTTCGTTCCGGCCGCGGGGTGGAGGTGGCCCGCGTCTCCCTGCGGGATGTTCAAGAATGGTTTGAATGCCGGCTGGCACTTGAACCCTTTGCCGCAAAATTGGCAGCCATTCGAAGGCAGCCAGAGCAGATGGCGCGCCTTGGTGAACTCATAGCCGATCAAGATCGTGCAAGACAAGATGGGGAGTACGTTCGATATGTGGAACTCGACCACGATTTTCATGTGGCCTTGGCTTCTCTCGCAGGAAATTCTCGTCTCGTCGAGATGATCGATCGGTTGAATGTTCAGGTACAGCGTTTTTTGATTCTCTCCCAAACACTGTATCAAAGTTCTCTGGCGGCTTTGTCCGAACACGAATCTATTCGGGCAGCCGTAGAGTTGGGGAAACCGGAGGCAGCGGCGAGTTTCATGGAACAACACATTCGTGAGGTACTGTCGCGAATATCTCGCGGCACGATCTTGGACTGA
- a CDS encoding glycosyltransferase family 2 protein → MDPEVSIILPARNERDHLEQTVRSIWGARSGVTYEVIVVEDGSTDTTPEIADSLAHAALPRELAQRSPEGSKVPVPHAHESPPAAGLNVIHTGGLGAARARNVGAEAARGRILVFCDAHVFVEDGWLDELVQLLRSGDWDAVCPGIAAHDRTDLAGFGQSLSGSGEIRWLPKPEQPQAVPILPGACIAVSSEVFRQVGGFDDGFRTWGFEDIEWSLRMWLMGCRLGTTPNTVVRHVFRKVHPYAVPSYDYYYNLARMALSHFSGPRLARLLRGLSTHPMRFDLLVEVLSHQTLERRQELFNARVHSDEWLVQTFALPLE, encoded by the coding sequence GTGGACCCCGAGGTCAGCATCATCCTGCCCGCCAGGAATGAACGGGATCATCTGGAACAAACGGTTCGGTCGATTTGGGGCGCCAGATCCGGCGTGACTTATGAAGTGATTGTGGTGGAGGACGGTTCCACCGACACCACGCCGGAGATCGCCGATAGCCTCGCCCACGCGGCTCTGCCCCGCGAATTGGCCCAAAGAAGCCCGGAAGGTTCAAAAGTGCCTGTCCCACACGCGCACGAAAGTCCGCCCGCCGCGGGCCTGAACGTGATCCACACCGGCGGTCTTGGGGCGGCCAGGGCAAGAAATGTCGGTGCCGAAGCGGCCCGGGGGCGAATTCTGGTTTTCTGCGATGCCCATGTGTTTGTTGAGGATGGCTGGCTGGATGAGTTGGTACAGTTACTGCGCTCCGGAGACTGGGATGCGGTGTGTCCGGGGATTGCTGCCCACGACCGGACGGACTTGGCGGGATTCGGGCAGTCGTTGTCCGGGTCCGGAGAGATTCGCTGGCTGCCAAAGCCCGAACAGCCGCAGGCAGTACCGATTCTCCCCGGGGCTTGCATCGCCGTTTCCTCAGAGGTTTTTCGACAGGTGGGGGGATTCGACGATGGCTTTCGCACCTGGGGGTTCGAAGACATCGAATGGTCATTGCGCATGTGGCTCATGGGATGTCGCCTCGGCACGACACCGAACACCGTGGTTCGCCACGTGTTCCGCAAAGTTCATCCCTACGCCGTTCCCTCCTACGATTACTACTACAACTTGGCTCGAATGGCACTCAGCCATTTTAGCGGACCCCGATTGGCCCGGCTCCTACGGGGGCTGTCCACACACCCCATGCGCTTCGACCTGCTGGTGGAGGTCCTTTCACACCAGACCCTGGAACGCCGTCAAGAACTATTTAACGCCCGGGTCCATAGCGACGAGTGGCTTGTCCAAACCTTCGCGCTGCCCTTGGAGTAA
- a CDS encoding CsxC family protein, producing MSRTRSRLGSRTADVDVLGIRSECREAEVLEARTPPEAPSTLVTPVPTVGPVTIKTPVLLAQLTMQIDLDASIRLPDPATDILRIDKTVFLDQCDLLMPTNRLFVRGRVREDIQYGTASRVTRRAVSGDVRHTIVDVPFESVTAVTFLAPPIEPAPEIYEEFQMVGRFGRPLRETDSITIVDYDSKPFCELVSAAVLQADVPRLYGEGSSTPLGERDSQAGDPPIGERSFRTFREQMMVLLTIQVLQRQLVLDPAPPVGPTPTPTPTPTPTTLPPLPPV from the coding sequence ATGAGTAGAACACGCAGCCGTCTCGGCTCCCGGACTGCCGACGTCGATGTGCTCGGGATTCGTTCGGAGTGCCGTGAGGCGGAGGTGTTGGAAGCCAGAACACCTCCCGAAGCGCCGAGCACGCTGGTGACCCCTGTGCCCACCGTGGGTCCTGTGACGATCAAGACCCCGGTGTTGTTGGCGCAACTCACTATGCAGATCGACCTGGACGCCTCGATTCGCCTGCCGGATCCGGCCACCGACATCCTTCGCATCGATAAAACGGTCTTCCTAGATCAATGCGACCTGCTGATGCCCACCAATCGGCTGTTTGTCCGCGGGCGGGTTCGGGAGGATATCCAGTACGGCACGGCTTCTCGGGTGACCCGGAGAGCCGTGAGCGGAGATGTGCGCCACACCATCGTGGATGTTCCATTTGAGAGTGTCACCGCGGTGACTTTCCTGGCGCCGCCCATTGAGCCGGCTCCGGAAATTTACGAGGAGTTCCAAATGGTGGGGCGGTTTGGCCGGCCGCTTCGGGAAACGGACTCCATTACCATCGTTGACTATGACAGCAAGCCTTTTTGTGAATTGGTGAGCGCCGCCGTGCTCCAGGCGGATGTCCCTCGCCTCTACGGGGAAGGCAGCTCTACGCCCCTCGGGGAGCGCGACTCCCAGGCAGGGGACCCGCCCATCGGAGAGCGGAGTTTCCGCACCTTTCGGGAGCAGATGATGGTGTTACTGACCATTCAAGTGTTGCAACGCCAACTGGTCCTGGATCCGGCTCCTCCGGTTGGGCCGACCCCGACCCCGACCCCGACGCCGACGCCGACGACACTGCCGCCTCTGCCGCCGGTCTGA
- a CDS encoding NAD-binding protein, protein MHICVIGAGHIGQHVLTHLRRVQPADVLTAVDIDPDKVTALREQGISADGICRDPDQVDVWIVCVSTGPGLSWLFQALDGIRPKPGALVSIESTLPVGTTAKAAERFRARGYTPGKDFYLTHVPHRVLFGVDEDPTGTTRVIAGVTETCLQAGIQFYTACQIPLFPVSRPEIAELAKLVENSARYMEIAFAEALKMGCDAGGLDFDELRLAVGTKDNVRLADVDYGIGGECLPKDLGFLQQWLNAPLLEAAANTDQAYRRHLLEIARGRRAALLAGLTYKPGVPVVEGSRAVELGRQLQQQGVEVFAQDPLLTEDQLKKLGFLPYRDGVDVDVVYWRGKWEERRSTP, encoded by the coding sequence GTGCACATCTGTGTGATTGGCGCGGGCCATATCGGGCAGCACGTTCTCACTCACCTTAGGCGCGTTCAACCCGCCGACGTTCTCACGGCGGTGGACATCGATCCCGATAAAGTAACCGCCCTGCGAGAGCAGGGCATTTCTGCAGACGGCATTTGTCGGGATCCCGACCAGGTCGACGTGTGGATTGTCTGCGTCTCCACCGGGCCCGGGCTGTCCTGGCTCTTTCAAGCCCTGGACGGTATCCGCCCGAAACCCGGGGCTCTGGTGAGCATCGAATCTACCCTTCCGGTGGGAACAACGGCGAAGGCGGCGGAGAGGTTTCGCGCCCGGGGATACACCCCCGGCAAGGATTTTTATCTCACCCATGTCCCTCACCGGGTGTTATTTGGGGTAGACGAAGACCCGACCGGCACCACCCGGGTGATCGCAGGAGTCACGGAGACCTGCCTTCAGGCGGGGATCCAATTTTATACCGCTTGCCAAATTCCCCTTTTTCCCGTCAGCCGCCCGGAGATCGCCGAACTGGCCAAACTCGTCGAAAACTCCGCCCGGTACATGGAGATCGCCTTTGCCGAAGCCTTGAAGATGGGCTGTGACGCCGGGGGTCTCGATTTTGACGAATTACGCCTGGCTGTGGGCACCAAAGACAACGTCCGACTGGCGGATGTCGACTATGGCATCGGCGGGGAGTGTCTGCCCAAGGACCTTGGCTTTCTGCAGCAATGGCTCAACGCCCCTCTCCTTGAAGCTGCCGCCAACACGGATCAGGCGTACCGGCGCCACTTGTTGGAAATCGCCCGGGGCAGGCGGGCGGCCCTTTTGGCGGGGCTCACGTATAAGCCCGGGGTCCCGGTGGTGGAGGGAAGCCGGGCGGTGGAATTGGGCCGACAGCTGCAGCAACAGGGCGTGGAAGTGTTCGCTCAGGATCCCCTTCTCACCGAGGATCAGCTCAAGAAGCTCGGCTTTCTGCCCTATCGGGACGGCGTGGACGTGGACGTGGTGTATTGGCGGGGCAAATGGGAAGAGAGGAGGAGCACGCCATGA
- a CDS encoding GDP-mannose 4,6-dehydratase: MNWNGVPVLVTGAAGFIGSHVTELLVRRGARVRPFVRYNSTRNLGWLAHLDPAIQQELDVVAGDLGDAEAVLQAARGVEMIFHLGAMISIPYSYAHPREVVETNVIGTLNILTAARDLGVKRVIHTSTSEVYGTARFVPIDENHPLQGQSPYSASKIGADKLAESFFCSYELPVVTVRPFNAYGPRQSLRGVIPTILVQALTRDRIQLGDLSTKRDFTYVEDTAAGFVRAAEVDEAVGEVFNIGSGREITIGDLVEEVFSITGRRLPLEQEAKRLRPTRSEVRRLWADFSKAARILGWRPQVDLREGLERTLEWVNDHLDRFPADNYVV, encoded by the coding sequence ATGAACTGGAATGGAGTTCCTGTCCTCGTCACCGGAGCCGCAGGATTTATCGGAAGTCACGTGACGGAGCTTTTGGTCCGGCGCGGAGCCCGGGTGCGGCCCTTTGTCCGGTATAACTCCACCCGCAATCTCGGGTGGCTCGCCCACCTCGACCCGGCCATCCAGCAGGAATTGGATGTGGTGGCCGGCGATCTGGGCGATGCCGAGGCCGTTCTTCAAGCTGCCCGGGGGGTGGAAATGATTTTTCACCTCGGGGCAATGATTTCGATTCCCTACTCCTACGCCCACCCCCGGGAAGTGGTGGAGACCAACGTGATCGGCACCCTGAACATTCTCACCGCCGCCCGGGACCTAGGCGTCAAGCGGGTCATCCACACGTCCACCAGTGAGGTGTACGGAACCGCACGGTTTGTGCCCATCGATGAAAATCATCCCCTTCAGGGCCAATCGCCATATTCGGCGAGCAAAATCGGAGCCGACAAATTGGCCGAGAGCTTTTTTTGCTCTTATGAGCTTCCGGTGGTCACCGTGCGGCCCTTTAACGCCTACGGGCCTCGCCAATCCCTGCGGGGTGTCATTCCCACCATTCTCGTGCAGGCCCTGACCCGGGACCGGATTCAACTGGGCGATTTGTCGACAAAAAGGGATTTTACCTATGTTGAGGACACCGCCGCCGGCTTCGTCCGGGCCGCGGAAGTGGATGAGGCCGTAGGAGAAGTCTTTAACATCGGGAGCGGCCGGGAAATCACCATCGGCGATCTCGTTGAGGAAGTCTTTTCGATCACCGGGCGAAGGCTGCCTTTGGAACAGGAGGCCAAGCGGCTGCGGCCCACTCGGAGCGAAGTGCGCCGACTGTGGGCGGACTTCTCGAAAGCCGCGAGAATCCTGGGTTGGCGCCCCCAGGTCGACCTTCGGGAAGGGCTGGAACGAACGTTAGAATGGGTCAACGACCACCTGGACCGGTTTCCCGCCGACAACTATGTCGTGTGA